Proteins encoded within one genomic window of Conchiformibius steedae:
- a CDS encoding ABC transporter permease, which produces MFAKTLPRLWLLLCVLLTLIPIGVIVAAWGEFDREIWAFLLEHQLPLLLKNTLLLALGVGVGVTLLGTSLAWLTAVYDFPLRRVFFWALMLPLAVPAYVLAFVQIGFTDYSSPFATWLRESHSWVFPDIRNGWGLVLVMSLSFYPYVYLLARNAFSGMGRQALEAGASLGLSPWRAFVKVALPMARPWIAGGTVLALMETLADFGTVSVFGYDTFTTAIYDTWFGMFSLETAKQLAAILITGVFVLLVLEQLGRGARRFHRSDNSGNRPRQPLRGWQAWAAAAYCGLVLLSAFVLPVLQLVWWAHETWNEVFNAELWAQAWHSFAGGMMAAGFTAITAILLALAKRADHSRFAAVGARLATLGYAVPGTVLAVGVFVPVAALDNALIAFFKLPEETTAIFKGTLAVLLLAYLIRFLAVAYASAEAGLERISPNQAEAARSLGCTGWGVLRRVYLPLLKSAGATAVLMVFVDIMKEMPITLMMRPYDWDTLAVRIYSFTGEGLFAQASLPALLIVLTGLLPVILFSRAEQTS; this is translated from the coding sequence ATGTTTGCCAAAACTTTGCCGCGTCTGTGGCTGCTATTGTGTGTGTTGCTGACTTTGATTCCCATCGGCGTGATTGTGGCCGCTTGGGGCGAATTTGACCGCGAAATTTGGGCGTTTTTATTGGAACACCAGCTGCCTTTGCTGTTAAAAAACACGCTGCTGCTGGCATTGGGCGTGGGCGTGGGGGTGACGCTGCTGGGAACATCATTGGCGTGGCTGACGGCAGTATATGATTTTCCGCTGCGGCGCGTGTTTTTTTGGGCGTTGATGCTGCCTTTGGCAGTGCCTGCTTATGTGTTGGCGTTTGTGCAAATCGGTTTTACCGATTACAGCAGTCCGTTTGCCACTTGGCTGCGCGAAAGCCACAGCTGGGTGTTTCCCGATATCCGCAACGGCTGGGGGCTGGTGCTGGTGATGAGTTTAAGCTTTTATCCGTATGTGTATTTGCTGGCACGGAATGCGTTTTCGGGCATGGGACGACAGGCTTTGGAAGCGGGCGCGTCTTTGGGTTTGTCGCCGTGGCGAGCGTTTGTGAAAGTGGCGTTGCCGATGGCGCGTCCGTGGATTGCGGGGGGAACGGTGTTAGCACTGATGGAAACTTTGGCGGATTTCGGTACGGTATCGGTGTTCGGTTACGATACGTTTACCACTGCCATTTACGATACTTGGTTCGGTATGTTTTCGCTGGAAACCGCCAAGCAGTTGGCAGCGATTCTGATTACGGGTGTGTTTGTGTTATTGGTGTTGGAACAGCTGGGGCGCGGGGCGCGGCGTTTTCACCGCAGCGACAACAGCGGTAACCGTCCGCGTCAGCCTTTACGCGGTTGGCAAGCATGGGCGGCGGCGGCGTATTGCGGGCTGGTGCTGCTGTCGGCGTTTGTCCTACCCGTGCTGCAATTGGTGTGGTGGGCGCACGAAACGTGGAATGAAGTGTTTAACGCGGAATTGTGGGCGCAGGCGTGGCATTCGTTTGCAGGGGGCATGATGGCAGCGGGATTCACGGCAATAACCGCCATCTTGCTGGCACTTGCCAAACGCGCCGACCACAGCCGTTTTGCTGCTGTTGGCGCACGGCTGGCGACTTTGGGCTATGCTGTTCCGGGGACGGTGTTGGCGGTGGGGGTGTTTGTGCCTGTGGCGGCGTTAGACAATGCCTTAATCGCCTTTTTCAAACTGCCCGAAGAAACCACGGCGATATTTAAAGGCACGCTGGCGGTGCTGCTGCTGGCGTATCTGATTCGCTTTTTGGCGGTGGCGTATGCCTCGGCGGAAGCGGGTTTGGAACGCATCAGCCCCAATCAGGCAGAAGCGGCGCGTTCGCTGGGCTGCACGGGCTGGGGCGTGTTGCGGCGGGTGTATCTGCCGCTGTTAAAAAGCGCGGGGGCAACTGCCGTGTTGATGGTATTTGTGGACATTATGAAAGAAATGCCGATTACGCTGATGATGCGCCCTTATGATTGGGACACTTTGGCGGTGCGGATTTACTCGTTTACCGGTGAAGGGCTGTTTGCCCAAGCCTCGCTGCCCGCCCTGCTGATTGTGCTGACGGGACTGCTTCCCGTTATTTTGTTTTCACGCGCCGAGCAAACATCATGA
- a CDS encoding ABC transporter ATP-binding protein — protein MILEISNLNLAFGGKPVLNGFGFALAEGETACLLGHSGCGKTTALRCIAGFETAASGSIALKGRTLFAAGSENIPPHRRRIGMVFQDYALFPHLNVAANIAFGIAKQPDRQRRVDELLELIGLTGYGKQYPHQLSGGQQQRVALARALAPRPDLILLDEPFSSLDADLRARLSQEVRQLLKQEHTSAILVTHDQNEAFAMADKIGMMAHGTLQQWDNPQNLYRHPATPDVAAFIGQGAWLNGIVAADGTVETALGRTAAVLPAQHSGSVRLLVRPEHLSAAEDHTNAHISECTFTGSHFRYLLTLDNGESLYWLDSQHHPADSRIRLCFAEAAAPAAFNI, from the coding sequence ATGATTTTAGAAATTTCCAACTTAAACCTCGCCTTTGGTGGCAAACCCGTATTAAATGGCTTTGGCTTTGCCTTGGCAGAAGGCGAAACTGCCTGCCTGCTGGGACATTCAGGCTGTGGCAAAACCACTGCCTTGCGCTGTATTGCGGGTTTTGAAACCGCTGCTTCGGGCAGCATTGCCTTAAAAGGTCGCACCCTGTTTGCCGCAGGCAGCGAAAACATCCCCCCGCACCGCCGCCGCATCGGCATGGTGTTTCAGGATTACGCCCTGTTTCCACATTTAAACGTGGCTGCCAACATCGCCTTCGGCATCGCCAAACAACCCGACCGCCAACGCCGTGTAGATGAACTGTTGGAACTGATTGGTTTGACAGGCTACGGCAAACAATACCCACACCAGCTGTCAGGCGGACAACAACAGCGTGTTGCCCTCGCCCGCGCCCTTGCCCCGCGCCCCGATTTGATTTTGCTGGACGAACCCTTTTCCAGCCTTGATGCCGATTTACGCGCCCGTTTGTCGCAAGAAGTGCGCCAACTGCTCAAACAAGAACACACCAGCGCGATACTGGTTACCCACGACCAAAACGAAGCCTTTGCCATGGCAGACAAAATCGGCATGATGGCGCACGGCACGCTGCAACAGTGGGACAATCCGCAAAACCTGTACCGCCACCCTGCCACGCCCGATGTTGCCGCCTTTATCGGACAAGGCGCATGGCTGAACGGCATAGTTGCCGCAGACGGCACGGTAGAAACCGCTTTGGGGCGCACTGCCGCCGTCCTGCCCGCACAACACAGCGGCAGCGTGCGCCTGCTGGTGCGCCCCGAACACCTGTCTGCCGCCGAAGACCACACCAACGCCCACATCAGCGAATGCACCTTTACCGGCAGCCATTTCCGTTACCTGCTCACCTTGGATAACGGCGAAAGCCTGTATTGGCTCGACAGCCAGCACCATCCTGCCGACAGCCGCATCCGCCTGTGTTTTGCCGAAGCCGCCGCACCCGCAGCCTTTAATATTTAG
- a CDS encoding DUF350 domain-containing protein → MLLSLTQYFLYLKYMLGGILMLVLFAAVYIRITPARELYLIRNGNLACALSLGGALVGFCAALASSIAHSLSFFDFIVWGLAAAVIQIGVYFAAARLIPNAAVELENNNVAVGAFLCALSLSIGLLNAACLT, encoded by the coding sequence ATGCTGTTATCGCTGACACAATATTTTTTGTATTTAAAATACATGTTGGGCGGCATACTGATGCTGGTGTTGTTTGCCGCCGTCTATATCCGCATCACCCCTGCCCGCGAGCTGTACCTAATCCGCAACGGCAATTTGGCATGCGCCCTGTCTTTGGGCGGCGCACTGGTGGGATTTTGCGCGGCACTGGCTTCCAGCATTGCCCACAGCCTGTCGTTTTTTGACTTTATCGTTTGGGGTTTGGCGGCTGCCGTGATTCAAATCGGCGTGTATTTTGCCGCTGCCCGCCTGATTCCCAACGCCGCCGTGGAACTGGAAAACAATAATGTTGCCGTGGGCGCGTTTTTATGCGCCCTGTCGCTGTCTATCGGGCTGCTGAACGCCGCCTGCCTGACTTAA